The following proteins are encoded in a genomic region of Fervidobacterium pennivorans DSM 9078:
- a CDS encoding RnfABCDGE type electron transport complex subunit D, with product MGFTGPIKFQKQPMMRKMLYALTPILMFSIFAYGLRVIWLGFWVLLTAIFVEYLFEKRKNKPVSEAVLVTAMLFLLSLPPSVPFWVAIIGIAFGVAFGKEVYGGFSRNVFNPAIVGRLFIYITFPLYMTSGWFKPSLFGLDAATSATPLQILRDGQNVDLLNLLLGWRAGAMGEAPVLLILLAAIYLIWTKTANWRLMISTYGSAVLLTFLLDLFNVPKSLPTIPAMLSGSLLFITVFMATEPITAPKKIKSMWIYGIIIGLSGVVIRTFSLFSEGWSFAILIGNMFAPLLDEIIKDKKVKKPVKSVNNDASEKKVEA from the coding sequence ATGGGCTTCACAGGTCCTATAAAATTCCAGAAACAACCTATGATGAGGAAGATGCTCTATGCACTCACACCTATTCTGATGTTTTCCATCTTTGCATATGGATTGCGTGTTATCTGGTTAGGGTTTTGGGTTCTTCTCACAGCTATCTTTGTCGAATACTTGTTTGAAAAACGTAAAAACAAACCTGTGAGCGAGGCAGTTCTTGTAACAGCTATGTTATTTTTGCTTTCTTTGCCACCTTCTGTCCCCTTTTGGGTTGCAATAATAGGAATCGCCTTTGGTGTGGCTTTTGGAAAAGAGGTATACGGCGGATTTAGTAGGAACGTCTTTAATCCTGCAATCGTTGGTAGATTATTCATATACATAACCTTCCCACTTTATATGACATCTGGTTGGTTCAAGCCATCTTTGTTTGGCTTGGATGCAGCGACTTCTGCAACTCCATTACAAATTCTCAGAGATGGTCAGAATGTGGATTTATTGAATTTGTTACTTGGTTGGCGGGCTGGGGCCATGGGTGAAGCACCCGTTTTACTCATATTATTGGCGGCAATTTATTTGATATGGACAAAGACTGCAAACTGGAGATTGATGATTTCAACTTATGGTTCCGCCGTGCTTCTTACTTTTTTGTTGGATCTTTTCAACGTTCCAAAATCGTTACCTACAATTCCTGCAATGCTTTCCGGAAGTTTGCTTTTTATTACTGTTTTCATGGCAACAGAACCTATAACTGCACCCAAGAAAATTAAGTCAATGTGGATATATGGAATAATTATAGGTTTATCTGGAGTAGTTATTCGAACGTTTTCCTTATTTTCCGAAGGATGGAGTTTTGCAATACTGATTGGAAACATGTTTGCTCCTCTTCTCGATGAGATTATTAAGGACAAAAAAGTTAAAAAACCAGTAAAGAGCGTAAACAATGATGCTTCTGAAAAGAAGGTGGAAGCATGA
- a CDS encoding FMN-binding protein, whose translation MRFDRDSKFYTVTFTFIVSFVFLIVLSGLNAMTSQQVKKNQELFMVRAVLNAMGIPYENDEEAINVFKSKITVEMKDSYSLFSSEVDGETVYAILFNGSGLWGNISGVLAVDSNVSRIVGIDFISQSETPGLGGRIEESWFKEQFRNEAIVNDKIVVSTAKVSDSKDDGLVDAITGATLTSKSIEKIIATYIPVLKSLLGVN comes from the coding sequence ATGAGATTCGATAGGGATAGTAAATTTTACACTGTGACTTTCACATTCATTGTGTCATTCGTCTTTCTTATTGTCCTTTCTGGTTTAAATGCTATGACATCACAGCAAGTGAAAAAGAATCAAGAATTGTTCATGGTTCGGGCTGTTCTTAATGCCATGGGCATCCCATATGAGAACGATGAAGAAGCCATTAATGTTTTCAAATCAAAAATTACAGTGGAAATGAAAGATTCATACAGTCTGTTTTCTTCGGAAGTGGATGGTGAGACAGTTTATGCCATTCTCTTTAACGGAAGTGGTCTGTGGGGAAATATTTCAGGCGTGCTAGCTGTTGATAGCAATGTTTCAAGAATCGTAGGAATAGATTTTATCTCACAGAGTGAAACACCTGGTCTCGGAGGTCGAATTGAGGAAAGTTGGTTCAAAGAACAATTTCGAAACGAAGCGATAGTGAATGATAAGATAGTGGTGTCAACTGCGAAGGTATCTGACTCGAAGGATGATGGACTAGTTGATGCAATAACTGGCGCTACGTTAACATCTAAATCTATAGAAAAGATAATTGCAACGTATATACCTGTTCTTAAATCGTTACTGGGGGTGAACTGA
- a CDS encoding NADH:ubiquinone reductase (Na(+)-transporting) subunit D, producing MSNFKKILKNNFWLENPVIVQILGICSTLAVTNNLKNTLIMTIGVTLVTALSNFTISAMRNLIPRKVRMITQVLVISFYVIMVDIVLRAYVPDVSKALGPYVGLIITNCIIMGRAEAFAQGNKPLISFWDGFTAGLGYMFVLVVVAFFRELLGFGTILGFQVVPNSFPKWTVMVMPPSAFFVLASLIWIIRGMQIKKDVSQSDSVNL from the coding sequence ATGTCCAATTTCAAAAAGATATTGAAAAATAACTTTTGGTTAGAAAACCCAGTAATTGTGCAAATATTAGGTATATGTTCCACACTTGCTGTTACCAATAATCTGAAAAACACACTTATAATGACTATCGGCGTTACACTTGTAACCGCTCTTTCCAACTTTACAATTTCCGCTATGAGAAACTTAATTCCAAGAAAGGTCAGGATGATTACACAAGTGCTTGTCATATCGTTCTACGTTATTATGGTCGATATAGTTCTTAGAGCTTACGTTCCTGACGTAAGTAAAGCGCTTGGACCATATGTTGGTTTGATTATTACGAACTGTATAATCATGGGGCGTGCGGAAGCTTTCGCTCAGGGGAACAAACCACTGATTTCGTTCTGGGACGGTTTTACAGCAGGTCTTGGATACATGTTCGTCTTGGTTGTTGTTGCGTTTTTTAGAGAGCTTCTGGGATTTGGTACAATCCTTGGTTTTCAAGTTGTGCCTAATTCGTTCCCAAAGTGGACGGTTATGGTTATGCCACCAAGTGCGTTCTTTGTCTTAGCCTCTTTAATTTGGATAATCAGAGGTATGCAGATAAAAAAAGATGTCAGCCAGTCCGATAGTGTTAACTTGTAG
- a CDS encoding DDE-type integrase/transposase/recombinase codes for MNNSTLSCPKCGSTSLYKNGHDKYGNQQFLCKLCHHSFKLSHSQKRKNFPFPYPKCTSCGKSMQIYKVRRSFVVFRCRACRTKDRVPFNLPEPVTLIPEKFKYFRFPIFFVLKAFVLYMKHNMSYRSLAHSLNIKVSHVTIYKWVIKLCTLFSVLFPTFTIENVFSVHADETVLVFKEQKYYVWLLVDHETNLILCWHVSKYRDMGQVKVLLEKFFGNSKPRNIELITDGLGAYESAVKLLFRNINHVVVPLGKNNQCESKFSLLKDFFRLKRGLKNTKNLAKYIQGFCVVKNLWKTHNGNINRILSQLHSFITTS; via the coding sequence ATGAACAACTCAACGCTCTCTTGTCCAAAATGCGGTTCCACCAGCTTATACAAAAACGGTCATGACAAATACGGTAACCAACAATTCCTTTGCAAACTCTGCCATCATTCTTTCAAACTCTCCCATTCTCAAAAACGCAAAAACTTCCCTTTCCCTTATCCCAAATGCACTTCTTGTGGTAAATCTATGCAAATTTACAAAGTCCGTCGCTCTTTCGTTGTCTTCCGTTGTAGAGCTTGTCGTACCAAAGATAGAGTACCTTTTAACCTCCCCGAACCAGTCACCCTTATTCCTGAGAAATTTAAATATTTCCGCTTCCCTATCTTTTTCGTCTTAAAGGCTTTTGTTTTGTATATGAAACACAATATGTCTTATCGCTCTCTTGCTCATTCTCTTAATATCAAAGTATCTCATGTCACCATATACAAATGGGTTATTAAATTGTGTACTTTATTCTCTGTACTTTTTCCAACATTTACCATCGAAAATGTTTTCTCAGTTCATGCTGATGAAACTGTTCTTGTGTTCAAAGAACAAAAGTACTATGTTTGGCTATTAGTTGATCACGAAACTAACTTAATTCTTTGTTGGCATGTCTCAAAGTATCGTGATATGGGACAAGTCAAAGTATTGCTCGAGAAGTTCTTTGGTAATTCAAAACCTAGAAACATTGAACTTATTACTGATGGACTTGGTGCATATGAAAGTGCAGTAAAGCTGTTGTTCAGAAATATCAATCACGTAGTGGTACCGCTCGGTAAAAACAATCAATGTGAATCTAAGTTTTCATTGTTGAAAGACTTTTTCCGACTCAAGCGAGGGCTGAAGAATACGAAGAACTTAGCGAAATATATTCAAGGATTTTGTGTAGTGAAGAATCTTTGGAAAACGCACAATGGCAATATCAATCGCATTCTTTCACAATTACACTCTTTCATCACTACAAGTTAA
- a CDS encoding metal-dependent hydrolase, translated as MKVTFLGHAAVLISEIEGKYNVIIDPFISGNPAYPKGFELPKLDYILVTHGHGDHLGDTVELAKKYGATVIANFELCHYLQSKDCKVHPMHVGGVYYFEFGKVKLTPAVHGSGINDGDKVIYGGNPCGFLIKAEGKTIYHAGDTGLTKEMELIKGVDLAFLPIGGNFVMDVEDAITAVEMIKPKVVVPMHYNTWDIIKADPEKFKTEVEKMGVRCVIMKPGETIECQK; from the coding sequence ATGAAGGTAACATTCTTAGGACATGCAGCAGTATTGATTAGCGAAATTGAAGGGAAGTACAACGTAATTATCGACCCATTTATCAGCGGTAACCCAGCTTATCCAAAGGGATTTGAACTACCAAAGTTAGACTACATCCTTGTAACCCACGGTCATGGTGACCATTTAGGTGACACTGTAGAACTGGCAAAGAAGTATGGTGCCACTGTAATTGCGAATTTTGAGCTATGCCACTATTTGCAGTCAAAAGATTGCAAGGTTCATCCAATGCACGTCGGAGGAGTTTACTATTTTGAATTCGGCAAAGTGAAACTGACACCTGCCGTCCATGGTTCCGGCATAAATGACGGAGACAAGGTTATTTATGGAGGTAATCCATGTGGCTTTTTGATAAAAGCGGAAGGCAAAACCATATACCATGCAGGTGACACGGGATTGACAAAGGAGATGGAGTTAATTAAAGGTGTAGATCTTGCGTTCCTACCAATTGGTGGGAATTTTGTTATGGACGTTGAAGACGCGATAACAGCTGTTGAAATGATAAAACCTAAAGTAGTCGTTCCAATGCACTACAACACGTGGGACATTATCAAAGCGGATCCGGAAAAATTTAAAACAGAAGTCGAGAAAATGGGAGTCAGGTGTGTTATTATGAAACCAGGTGAAACAATTGAATGTCAGAAGTGA
- a CDS encoding DEAD/DEAH box helicase — protein MKNTDITKSVERGSGFEVFGLSKETLSAIEKKGYTQPTEIQKLVLPVALETDKDIIAQAQTGTGKTAAFAIPILELVDFKVDKSIKALIVTPTRELALQIYEEIKSLKGNRRIKVATVYGGQSMERQLKDLARGIDIVVGTPGRLLDHINRKTLDLSNVKYLVLDEADRMLDMGFLDDVLEIIKQTPETKRTFLFSATMPKEIVSIARKFMKDYEHISTVKEELTTENAEQLYFEIEEDDKLPLLCRIIDMNPEFYGIVFCQTKAEVDEIARKLSDLGYNADGLHGDYSQSQRERVLDKFKKKQLNILVTTDVAARGIDIEGLTHVINYSVPRDPEYYVHRIGRTGRAGKKGLAITFVTRSDYYHFTRVKRFTKAKIAKDKIPMVEDILNRQLENVVNTIKKESYVSNELFRQVAQKLIEEMGPTEAVEMLLHTLLKEKIDVTRYGNIKLKDFSKQSENNSTVRLFVALGSSKGLDKKRLVEYISERTGIEPKNINNVRVFETYSFIDVNEADADVIMRTLNKNTGKSGRYSKSSKPLVQKAREKKVN, from the coding sequence ATGAAGAACACAGATATTACGAAAAGCGTTGAAAGAGGAAGTGGTTTCGAAGTTTTTGGCTTGAGTAAGGAAACACTCTCAGCTATTGAGAAGAAAGGTTATACACAACCTACTGAAATTCAGAAGTTAGTACTTCCCGTAGCTCTTGAGACTGATAAAGATATAATTGCTCAAGCTCAGACAGGAACAGGGAAGACAGCGGCATTTGCGATACCAATACTTGAACTTGTCGACTTTAAGGTAGATAAGAGTATCAAAGCGTTGATAGTTACACCTACAAGAGAGTTAGCGCTTCAGATATACGAGGAGATAAAAAGCTTGAAAGGGAATCGTAGGATTAAAGTGGCCACAGTTTATGGTGGACAATCGATGGAACGACAACTTAAAGACCTAGCAAGAGGTATAGATATCGTTGTTGGAACACCTGGAAGATTGCTTGACCATATAAATCGTAAAACGCTCGATTTGTCCAATGTAAAATACTTGGTATTAGACGAAGCTGACAGGATGCTCGATATGGGATTTTTGGACGATGTGCTTGAGATAATTAAGCAAACACCGGAAACGAAACGTACATTCCTTTTTTCGGCAACGATGCCAAAGGAAATAGTAAGCATTGCAAGAAAATTCATGAAAGATTACGAACATATCTCCACGGTAAAAGAAGAACTCACAACTGAAAATGCAGAACAACTTTACTTCGAGATTGAAGAAGATGATAAATTACCGCTTTTGTGTAGAATAATTGATATGAATCCTGAGTTCTATGGTATTGTCTTCTGCCAGACAAAAGCCGAAGTTGATGAGATTGCTAGGAAACTGTCAGACCTGGGATATAACGCAGATGGATTGCATGGTGATTATTCACAATCTCAAAGGGAACGAGTGCTCGATAAATTCAAAAAAAAGCAGTTGAACATACTTGTCACTACGGACGTTGCGGCAAGGGGAATAGATATAGAAGGTCTCACTCATGTTATCAATTACTCTGTTCCAAGAGACCCAGAATACTACGTACACAGGATAGGTCGAACGGGAAGGGCAGGCAAAAAGGGACTTGCAATTACATTCGTAACAAGGAGCGATTACTACCATTTTACAAGAGTAAAGAGATTTACAAAGGCAAAGATAGCGAAAGATAAAATCCCTATGGTCGAAGATATACTTAATAGGCAACTAGAAAATGTTGTCAATACAATCAAAAAAGAATCATATGTTTCCAATGAACTCTTCAGACAAGTTGCTCAAAAACTAATTGAAGAGATGGGACCTACAGAGGCGGTCGAGATGCTGCTTCATACGCTTCTAAAGGAGAAGATAGATGTTACCCGTTATGGAAACATTAAATTGAAGGATTTTTCAAAACAATCAGAGAATAACTCGACTGTGAGATTATTTGTGGCACTAGGTTCTTCTAAAGGTTTGGATAAAAAGAGGCTTGTTGAATACATATCCGAAAGAACGGGTATTGAACCAAAAAACATAAACAATGTGCGAGTCTTTGAGACGTACTCATTTATAGATGTTAACGAGGCTGATGCAGATGTTATTATGAGGACTCTAAATAAGAACACAGGAAAGAGTGGAAGATATTCGAAATCATCCAAACCATTGGTTCAGAAGGCACGAGAAAAGAAGGTGAATTAA
- a CDS encoding cysteine hydrolase family protein — MEALLIVDLQNDFAKPGGALYFPGAENVIFPIVELAKEFKKRDLPIIYTKDWHEDNDYEFDIWGVHCLHDTKGSEIVDELKDVLHGYEKAYEIKKSRYSAFYGTNLENLLKELDIRKVHVGGLVTHICVLFTVEELRNRGIETVVYSNCVNSFDKDMHNFALREMKEVLLAKVI; from the coding sequence ATGGAGGCGTTGTTAATAGTTGACCTGCAAAATGACTTTGCAAAACCAGGCGGTGCTCTTTATTTTCCGGGTGCCGAGAATGTTATCTTTCCAATTGTTGAGTTAGCAAAAGAATTCAAGAAAAGAGACTTGCCGATTATATATACAAAAGATTGGCATGAGGACAACGACTACGAGTTTGATATATGGGGTGTACATTGCTTGCACGATACAAAAGGAAGCGAGATTGTTGATGAACTGAAAGACGTATTGCATGGATATGAAAAAGCCTACGAAATAAAGAAAAGCAGATACTCCGCATTCTACGGAACAAATCTTGAGAACTTGCTCAAAGAATTGGATATTAGAAAAGTTCATGTTGGCGGACTCGTGACTCATATATGTGTTCTGTTTACTGTTGAAGAGCTGAGAAATCGAGGTATAGAAACAGTTGTTTATTCTAACTGTGTGAACAGTTTTGACAAAGATATGCACAATTTTGCACTGCGTGAGATGAAGGAAGTGTTGCTGGCAAAGGTTATTTAG
- a CDS encoding transcription repressor NadR: MHMERKYQILELLKKSKTPVKGKYLAELFNVSRQIIVSDIAQLREEGHRIVATRDGYLYDEGNKVRRVVAVKHSSKDIYDELRRIVENGGKVLDVIVEHPVYGEIIGRIDVSTLDEVEKFVSLLAASGTKPLSEISNGVHLHTIEAPDEETMEKILKAISKYRLSKGDTEKNEKTEDDE; this comes from the coding sequence ATGCATATGGAAAGAAAGTATCAAATTTTGGAGCTGTTGAAAAAAAGTAAGACGCCAGTTAAAGGCAAATATTTAGCAGAACTCTTTAATGTAAGTAGACAGATTATAGTTTCCGACATTGCACAGTTGAGAGAAGAAGGACATAGGATAGTTGCCACAAGAGATGGTTACCTCTACGATGAAGGAAACAAAGTGCGCAGGGTTGTCGCTGTAAAGCATTCCTCAAAGGACATATACGACGAGCTTAGGCGTATAGTCGAAAACGGAGGAAAAGTCTTGGACGTTATCGTAGAACATCCTGTATATGGAGAAATTATTGGAAGGATAGATGTTTCTACTCTTGACGAAGTAGAGAAATTTGTTTCTCTATTAGCTGCAAGCGGTACAAAACCGCTTTCTGAAATTTCAAATGGTGTACACCTTCATACCATAGAAGCCCCAGATGAAGAGACTATGGAAAAGATTCTCAAAGCAATCAGTAAATACAGACTCTCAAAAGGTGATACAGAGAAGAATGAAAAAACAGAGGATGATGAGTAA
- a CDS encoding bifunctional UDP-sugar hydrolase/5'-nucleotidase gives MKRYLVVLLLLVSLFALAVKITLFHINDTHGHAWPFTDSAGNIIGGFSTVATMIDAERKVNPYVLFLHAGDINTGVPESDLLNALPDIFVLNRMKLDAMAVGNHEFDKPREVLLRQISWAKFPFLSANIYKDGKPFFTPYIIKNIGGVRVAIVGFTTEHTKILEGPNSEDLEFKNVIEVAKALIPEIRKQADIVIALTHLGIGQGYSELYTTADQLAQQVSGIDLIIDGHSHTNLSQPIVVNGVPIVQAFEWAKVLGRADIYFEDGKVTKIEWQAIPVVQAKVVGKDEAGKNVYQVITPEAAYVKTALDYFKKLGGAKLDTVIGYTEILLNGERADVRSKTTNLANLITDAMLWKTGADVALTNGGGIRASIKPGEIKIRDILTVLPFGNTLYVLEMKGSDLLKVFEYAASVPNGQGAFLQVAGATWKAEGGKLVEVLINGEPIDPEKVYKVVTNNYMASGGDGYTMLKGQKGYDTFYVMADVVVEYIQKVLGGKITSYDDKPRVERK, from the coding sequence ATGAAACGATACCTTGTTGTACTTTTGTTGTTAGTCAGTTTATTTGCTCTTGCGGTGAAGATTACGTTATTCCACATCAATGACACCCATGGACACGCTTGGCCATTTACAGACTCTGCTGGAAATATCATAGGTGGTTTTTCAACGGTTGCTACAATGATTGATGCAGAAAGGAAGGTTAATCCCTACGTTCTCTTCCTACATGCAGGAGATATAAACACAGGGGTTCCTGAATCAGACTTATTAAATGCACTGCCTGACATATTTGTCCTGAATAGGATGAAGCTCGATGCTATGGCGGTTGGTAACCATGAATTTGACAAGCCAAGAGAAGTGCTTTTGAGACAAATCAGCTGGGCAAAGTTCCCATTTTTAAGTGCAAATATTTACAAAGATGGAAAGCCATTCTTTACACCTTACATAATTAAAAACATTGGTGGGGTTAGAGTAGCAATTGTAGGTTTTACAACCGAACACACAAAGATACTTGAAGGTCCAAATTCTGAAGATTTGGAATTCAAGAATGTAATCGAAGTTGCAAAAGCACTGATTCCGGAAATTAGGAAACAAGCCGATATTGTAATTGCATTAACGCACCTTGGCATTGGTCAAGGTTATTCGGAACTTTACACAACCGCTGACCAATTGGCTCAGCAAGTTTCTGGCATTGATTTAATAATCGATGGTCACAGTCACACAAATCTTTCTCAACCTATAGTAGTCAACGGAGTTCCTATAGTTCAGGCATTCGAATGGGCAAAGGTGTTGGGCAGAGCTGATATTTACTTCGAAGACGGGAAAGTTACGAAAATAGAATGGCAAGCAATACCTGTGGTTCAGGCTAAAGTTGTTGGAAAAGATGAGGCAGGCAAAAATGTATACCAGGTAATCACTCCTGAAGCAGCATATGTAAAGACGGCTCTCGATTATTTCAAAAAACTCGGCGGAGCGAAACTCGATACAGTAATTGGTTATACAGAAATCCTACTGAACGGGGAAAGGGCAGATGTTAGGTCCAAGACAACAAACCTTGCTAATCTTATAACAGATGCTATGCTTTGGAAAACAGGGGCAGATGTGGCACTTACAAACGGTGGAGGAATAAGAGCTTCCATTAAGCCTGGAGAGATTAAGATAAGAGATATCCTAACAGTGCTCCCCTTTGGAAACACATTATATGTGCTGGAAATGAAAGGCTCAGACCTTCTCAAGGTCTTTGAATATGCTGCATCAGTTCCAAACGGACAGGGTGCGTTCTTGCAAGTTGCCGGTGCAACCTGGAAAGCAGAAGGAGGAAAACTTGTTGAAGTGCTCATCAATGGGGAACCGATAGACCCAGAAAAAGTATATAAAGTAGTGACCAATAACTACATGGCATCAGGTGGAGATGGATACACAATGTTGAAGGGACAAAAAGGATACGACACGTTCTATGTTATGGCTGACGTTGTAGTTGAGTATATCCAAAAGGTACTCGGTGGAAAAATTACAAGTTACGACGATAAACCAAGAGTTGAAAGAAAATAA
- a CDS encoding RMD1 family protein yields MQYRFIALDLGDDIDIKKLMQEKSSHIEYIRWEEPFKFKYAQGTVYVYSFGAVVGLNVPSNQFNSLVSELDEYVIGNVKHTATEILEVLVNKDTKDREIEISEDRVYVSRIDEGVLSTVAFVLAQSVSLHRIEQKTDLLIDEIEKFLSEKGKVAKGRKALGLAMKILKTRHEILSDVMILDKPDIAWENELYDQLYQKLARYYELSRRYKNVTTKLDHAFEVASVLLEIHSESKANFLEWMIILLFVLEIVVMLIEKLF; encoded by the coding sequence GTGCAATATAGGTTTATAGCCTTAGACTTAGGTGACGACATTGACATTAAGAAATTGATGCAGGAAAAATCATCGCATATTGAATACATAAGATGGGAAGAGCCGTTTAAGTTTAAATACGCGCAGGGAACTGTTTACGTTTACTCATTCGGAGCCGTAGTTGGATTGAATGTACCTAGCAATCAATTTAATAGCCTTGTTTCTGAACTTGATGAATATGTGATTGGTAATGTGAAGCACACAGCGACAGAAATACTTGAGGTGCTAGTTAACAAAGATACAAAAGACAGAGAAATCGAAATTTCGGAAGATAGAGTTTACGTATCACGAATAGACGAAGGCGTGCTATCAACGGTTGCTTTCGTTTTAGCTCAGAGTGTTTCTTTGCACAGGATAGAGCAAAAAACAGATCTTCTAATAGACGAAATCGAGAAATTCCTGTCAGAAAAGGGAAAAGTAGCGAAAGGCAGAAAGGCTTTAGGACTTGCAATGAAAATATTAAAAACAAGACACGAGATACTCTCGGACGTTATGATACTTGACAAACCTGATATTGCCTGGGAAAACGAATTGTACGACCAGCTGTATCAGAAACTTGCCAGGTATTACGAACTCTCAAGAAGATACAAAAACGTGACAACGAAGTTAGACCATGCCTTTGAGGTTGCAAGCGTTCTCTTAGAGATTCATAGTGAAAGTAAAGCAAATTTCTTAGAATGGATGATTATACTTTTGTTTGTTTTAGAAATCGTAGTGATGCTTATCGAGAAACTCTTTTGA